AGCAGGACCGGCTTGAACCCCATATCGGTGCCGTCCACCTTGTACCTGGCATCGCGCGTCACCGTCGAAACCACCATGGGGAGCTGCGCCTGGTGGTCCGACGCGCGCATGCTGATCTCGCCCATGGGGGTCGGGATGCGCGCCGTTTCCAGCGCCTTGGCGAATTCGTTGACGTTCAACGCGCCGTTGGCGGGAGGCGTGCGCTTGAGCGCGTCGGCGACCATCCTCATGCCGTAGAACGTTTGCGGTTCGACGAACACCGGAATGTGGCCGGTCTTGGCCTTGTAATCGTCGACGAATTGCGCGGCGTCATCGCCGCCGGCCTCGGCATTGAAGGTATGGACAACGAAGTTGCCCACGGCCAGTTCGCCCGCATTGGCCAGATTGCCCGGCTGGTCCAGGTACACGGTGCCGTAGCGCGCTTTCAGGCCGGCCGCCTTCGATGCCTTCATCAGCAGGAGCAGGTCGTTGGACCAGTTGCCGGTGATCACCGTATCGGCGCCGGAGGCGGCGATCTTCGCGACGTAGGGAGAAAAATCCTGGATCTTGTTGACGTCGTGCAGCGTCTTTTCCACCACCGTGTAGCCGCCCAGCTTCTGGTCGTCGACGATGGCTTTCTCCATGTCCTGGCCCCAGGAATAATTCTGGTTGATGGAGTAGACCTTGGTGCCCAGCGCGTTGGCCTTGCGCATGCCTTCGATCAGCGACTTGGTGCGGACCTCGGCATTGCCGGCGAAGCGGAAGTGGTAGAAGTTGCACTTTTCGCCGGTAAGCTCCAGCGCTTCGGCACCTACGTTGATGTAGACCATCTCCTTGCCGGGGTTGCGCAGGTTGTACTTGCGCACGTCCTCGGTGATCTGCCCGCCGATGGCCGAGGACGCGCCTTGCACGACGATCTGCACGCCGTCGGCGGCGGCCGCCTTGAGCTTGTCGGCCGCGCCGGCCGGGCCGCCCTGGTTATCGTATTCCAGCAGTTGCACCGGTTCGCCGTTCCATCCGCCGGCCGCGTTGATCTGGTCGATGGCATAGCGCACCGCCGTCCGGTATGCCTGGCCGGAGGACGCCTGCGGCCCGGACAGCGTTTCCACCAGGCCGATCTTCACCGGCGCCGCCGATGCGGGCATGGCGCTGAAGATACCCAACGCGGAAACGACGGCGATGGCCGGAAGGTCGAGCTTGTTCATGGTTGTCTCCTGGTTTTTTTGAATGGAACTGAGGTGGTGGCGGGACCTCGGCCCGGGCGGTCACAGATATTCCACGTTGCCGTCCACGCTGATCGCTTGCCCGGTCACGTTGCGCGCGGCCGGCGAGCAGAGGAACAGCGCCATCGCGGCGACATCCTCGGCCGTTACCATGCGGCGCAGCGAGATCTTGCGCAGATACTCCTGTCGCATGGCTTGCTCCGGCACGCCGGCCGCCGCCGCGCGCGCGCCTATCACGCTGTCCATGCGGTCGCCTTCCACCACCCCGGGCAGGATGGCATTGGCGCGCACGCCATGCGGGCCCAGCTCGATCGCCAGCGATTTCATCAGGCCGACGATGGCCCATTTGGTCGAGGCATAAGGGGTGCGCAGCGGGTAGCCGAGCCGGCCCGCCACGGAGCTCATGGCGATCAGGCAGGGGTGGTGGGGCGAGTCCTTCAGCAGCGGTACCGCGCGGGACGCGAAATAGAAGTGGCTGTTCAGGTTCACGTCGACGGTGCGGTCCCAGTCGCCACGCGCCAGCTGTTCCACCGGGCCGGTCGGTCCGGCGATGCCGACGTTATTGACCAGGACGTCCAGGCCGCCCAGGGCGTTCCTGACGTCGTCGAAGACGGTGTCCACGTCGCGGGCGACGGATGCGTCGGCCGTGCTGGTAGTGATTTCCGGCGCCTCGGCCGTCAGCCGGTCCAGCGCGGCGCGGTCGATATCGCACACGTGGACGCGGGCGCGGGCTTCCCGGAAAGCCCGCGCCACGGCGGCCCCGATGCCGGCGCCGCCGGCGGTGACGAGGACGCGCAGGCCCGGCATGGGTCGCAGCGAGTCGATGACGCTCATGGACACGTGTTTGTCTCCCGATTTCCAGCAAGTACGGTGAGTGTCCCGGAAACGGGC
Above is a genomic segment from Bordetella genomosp. 11 containing:
- a CDS encoding branched-chain amino acid ABC transporter substrate-binding protein, whose protein sequence is MNKLDLPAIAVVSALGIFSAMPASAAPVKIGLVETLSGPQASSGQAYRTAVRYAIDQINAAGGWNGEPVQLLEYDNQGGPAGAADKLKAAAADGVQIVVQGASSAIGGQITEDVRKYNLRNPGKEMVYINVGAEALELTGEKCNFYHFRFAGNAEVRTKSLIEGMRKANALGTKVYSINQNYSWGQDMEKAIVDDQKLGGYTVVEKTLHDVNKIQDFSPYVAKIAASGADTVITGNWSNDLLLLMKASKAAGLKARYGTVYLDQPGNLANAGELAVGNFVVHTFNAEAGGDDAAQFVDDYKAKTGHIPVFVEPQTFYGMRMVADALKRTPPANGALNVNEFAKALETARIPTPMGEISMRASDHQAQLPMVVSTVTRDARYKVDGTDMGFKPVLLLTAQQASTPAQATCKMKRPA
- a CDS encoding SDR family oxidoreductase, with product MSVIDSLRPMPGLRVLVTAGGAGIGAAVARAFREARARVHVCDIDRAALDRLTAEAPEITTSTADASVARDVDTVFDDVRNALGGLDVLVNNVGIAGPTGPVEQLARGDWDRTVDVNLNSHFYFASRAVPLLKDSPHHPCLIAMSSVAGRLGYPLRTPYASTKWAIVGLMKSLAIELGPHGVRANAILPGVVEGDRMDSVIGARAAAAGVPEQAMRQEYLRKISLRRMVTAEDVAAMALFLCSPAARNVTGQAISVDGNVEYL